A genomic segment from Bufo bufo chromosome 8, aBufBuf1.1, whole genome shotgun sequence encodes:
- the LOC120977803 gene encoding zinc finger protein 773-like isoform X2, which translates to MIHPKMEKDRSKIAESIIKLTLEIIYLLTGEDYTIVKKLSDKHLAANTYPCEPGGWIGNLSTIMLPPTKSLITEGGNAQKIIQLTNKITELLTGEIPVRCQDVTVYLSMEEWEYLEGHKDQYTNVIMENHQPLTPQDGHSTRNTPEDCRSLLQDGPEEIHSVLQDDQGEDLVNIKAEATGQDEPCMRADAQCKNREIPTDLGTADYHHANNEDRDRHLLIYPKNEENEVDTTKRRPFPHQKPSVLQGRDLSSDPNEPSSNQSHKNKLFQCSECGKSFKKKFNLTMHKRTHKDEKPFSCSECGKGFTRKSGLVTHERIHTGEKPYSCSECGRCFTQRSILVEHQKFHSGEKPFSCSDCGRGFIQKSDLVIHQRIHTGEKPFFCLECGKCFTRKQHLDSHQKVHTGERPFSCSECGKCFTQKSDLLRHLKVHTGERPFSCSECGRTFTRRSVLAEHQRIHTGEKPYSCPDCGDSFCLKSQLVKHQTTHTRDDAPTGPLTSELLKVNKIVKSC; encoded by the exons ATGATCCACCCAAAAATGGAAAAAGACAGGAGCAAAATAGCTGAGAGCATCATAAAACTTACGTTGGAGATCATTTAcctgcttactggagag GATTACACCATAGTGAAGAAGTTGTCTGATAAACATCTGGCGGCTAATACATATCCCTGTGAGCCTGGAGGATGGATCGGTAACCTAAGCACCATTATGTTACCTCCAACTAAGTCACTGATAACCGAGGGAGGCAATGCACAGAAAATAATACAACTTACCAACAAGATCACGGAACTACTGACCGGAGAG atccctgtaaggtgtcaggacgtcactgtctatctctccatggaggagtgggagtatttagaaggacacaaggatcagtATACGAATGTCATCATGGAGAACCACCAGCCCCTCACACCACAGG ATGGACACAGTACAAGAAATACACCAGAGGACTGCCGCAGTCTTCTTCAGGATGGTCCGGAGGAAATTCACAGTGTCCTACAGGATGATCAG GGTGAAGATCTGGTTAATATTAAAGCTGAAGCTACAGGACAAGATGAGCCATGTATGAGGGCAGATGCACAGTGTAAAAACCGAGAAATTCCCACAGATCTCGGCACAG CAGATTACCACCATGCCAACAACGAAGACAGAGACCGGCATCTCCTTATATATCCAAAGAATGAAGAGAATGAAGTAGATACGACTAAGAGGCGTCCATTTCCCCACCAGAAACCCTCAGTCCTTCAGGGCAGAGATCTATCATCTGATCCCAATGAACCTTCTTCTAACCAATCTCATAAAAATAAACTTTTccagtgttcagaatgtggtaaaagTTTTAAAAAGAAGTTTAATCTTACGATGCATAAGAGGACCCACAAAGatgagaagccgttttcatgttctgaatgtggaaaaGGTTTCACCAGGAAATCGGGTCTTGTTACCCACGAGAGAATCCACACcggggagaagccgtattcatgttccgaATGTGGGAGGTGTTTTACCCAGAGATCAATTCTTGTTGAGCATCAGAAATTTCACTCGGGGGAGAAGCCGTTCTCATGTTCAGACTGTGGGAGAGGTTTTATCCAGAAGTCGGACCTTGTCATACACCAAAGAATCCACACCGGCGAGAAGCCATTTTTCTGTCTGGAGTGTGGGAAGTGTTTCACGCGTAAACAGCATCTTGACAGTCATCAGAAGGTCCACACAGGGGAGAGGCCGttctcatgttcagaatgtggcaaatgttttacccAGAAGTCAGACCTTCTTAGGCATCTGAAGGTACACACGGGGGAGCGGCCATTCTCATGTTCGGAGTGTGGCAGAACGTTTACACGGAGATCAGTTCTTGCTGAACATCAGAGGATTCACaccggggagaagccatattcatgtcctgatTGTGGGGACAGCTTTTGCCTGAAATCCCAGCTGGTCAAACATCAGACAACTCACACGAGGGATGATGCTCCTACAGGACCGCTAACATCAGAATTGTTAAAAGTCAACAAAATTGTTAAAAGTTGTTAA
- the LOC120977803 gene encoding zinc finger protein 773-like isoform X1: protein MIHPKMEKDRSKIAESIIKLTLEIIYLLTGEDYTIVKKLSDKHLAANTYPCEPGGWIGNLSTIMLPPTKSLITEGGNAQKIIQLTNKITELLTGEIPVRCQDVTVYLSMEEWEYLEGHKDQYTNVIMENHQPLTPQDGHSTRNTPEDCRSLLQDGPEEIHSVLQDDQNQGEDLVNIKAEATGQDEPCMRADAQCKNREIPTDLGTADYHHANNEDRDRHLLIYPKNEENEVDTTKRRPFPHQKPSVLQGRDLSSDPNEPSSNQSHKNKLFQCSECGKSFKKKFNLTMHKRTHKDEKPFSCSECGKGFTRKSGLVTHERIHTGEKPYSCSECGRCFTQRSILVEHQKFHSGEKPFSCSDCGRGFIQKSDLVIHQRIHTGEKPFFCLECGKCFTRKQHLDSHQKVHTGERPFSCSECGKCFTQKSDLLRHLKVHTGERPFSCSECGRTFTRRSVLAEHQRIHTGEKPYSCPDCGDSFCLKSQLVKHQTTHTRDDAPTGPLTSELLKVNKIVKSC from the exons ATGATCCACCCAAAAATGGAAAAAGACAGGAGCAAAATAGCTGAGAGCATCATAAAACTTACGTTGGAGATCATTTAcctgcttactggagag GATTACACCATAGTGAAGAAGTTGTCTGATAAACATCTGGCGGCTAATACATATCCCTGTGAGCCTGGAGGATGGATCGGTAACCTAAGCACCATTATGTTACCTCCAACTAAGTCACTGATAACCGAGGGAGGCAATGCACAGAAAATAATACAACTTACCAACAAGATCACGGAACTACTGACCGGAGAG atccctgtaaggtgtcaggacgtcactgtctatctctccatggaggagtgggagtatttagaaggacacaaggatcagtATACGAATGTCATCATGGAGAACCACCAGCCCCTCACACCACAGG ATGGACACAGTACAAGAAATACACCAGAGGACTGCCGCAGTCTTCTTCAGGATGGTCCGGAGGAAATTCACAGTGTCCTACAGGATGATCAG AATCAGGGTGAAGATCTGGTTAATATTAAAGCTGAAGCTACAGGACAAGATGAGCCATGTATGAGGGCAGATGCACAGTGTAAAAACCGAGAAATTCCCACAGATCTCGGCACAG CAGATTACCACCATGCCAACAACGAAGACAGAGACCGGCATCTCCTTATATATCCAAAGAATGAAGAGAATGAAGTAGATACGACTAAGAGGCGTCCATTTCCCCACCAGAAACCCTCAGTCCTTCAGGGCAGAGATCTATCATCTGATCCCAATGAACCTTCTTCTAACCAATCTCATAAAAATAAACTTTTccagtgttcagaatgtggtaaaagTTTTAAAAAGAAGTTTAATCTTACGATGCATAAGAGGACCCACAAAGatgagaagccgttttcatgttctgaatgtggaaaaGGTTTCACCAGGAAATCGGGTCTTGTTACCCACGAGAGAATCCACACcggggagaagccgtattcatgttccgaATGTGGGAGGTGTTTTACCCAGAGATCAATTCTTGTTGAGCATCAGAAATTTCACTCGGGGGAGAAGCCGTTCTCATGTTCAGACTGTGGGAGAGGTTTTATCCAGAAGTCGGACCTTGTCATACACCAAAGAATCCACACCGGCGAGAAGCCATTTTTCTGTCTGGAGTGTGGGAAGTGTTTCACGCGTAAACAGCATCTTGACAGTCATCAGAAGGTCCACACAGGGGAGAGGCCGttctcatgttcagaatgtggcaaatgttttacccAGAAGTCAGACCTTCTTAGGCATCTGAAGGTACACACGGGGGAGCGGCCATTCTCATGTTCGGAGTGTGGCAGAACGTTTACACGGAGATCAGTTCTTGCTGAACATCAGAGGATTCACaccggggagaagccatattcatgtcctgatTGTGGGGACAGCTTTTGCCTGAAATCCCAGCTGGTCAAACATCAGACAACTCACACGAGGGATGATGCTCCTACAGGACCGCTAACATCAGAATTGTTAAAAGTCAACAAAATTGTTAAAAGTTGTTAA
- the LOC120977803 gene encoding zinc finger protein 773-like isoform X3: MIHPKMEKDRSKIAESIIKLTLEIIYLLTGEDYTIVKKLSDKHLAANTYPCEPGGWIGNLSTIMLPPTKSLITEGGNAQKIIQLTNKITELLTGEIPVRCQDVTVYLSMEEWEYLEGHKDQYTNVIMENHQPLTPQDGHSTRNTPEDCRSLLQDGPEEIHSVLQDDQGEDLVNIKAEATGQDEPCMRADAQCKNREIPTDLGTDYHHANNEDRDRHLLIYPKNEENEVDTTKRRPFPHQKPSVLQGRDLSSDPNEPSSNQSHKNKLFQCSECGKSFKKKFNLTMHKRTHKDEKPFSCSECGKGFTRKSGLVTHERIHTGEKPYSCSECGRCFTQRSILVEHQKFHSGEKPFSCSDCGRGFIQKSDLVIHQRIHTGEKPFFCLECGKCFTRKQHLDSHQKVHTGERPFSCSECGKCFTQKSDLLRHLKVHTGERPFSCSECGRTFTRRSVLAEHQRIHTGEKPYSCPDCGDSFCLKSQLVKHQTTHTRDDAPTGPLTSELLKVNKIVKSC; encoded by the exons ATGATCCACCCAAAAATGGAAAAAGACAGGAGCAAAATAGCTGAGAGCATCATAAAACTTACGTTGGAGATCATTTAcctgcttactggagag GATTACACCATAGTGAAGAAGTTGTCTGATAAACATCTGGCGGCTAATACATATCCCTGTGAGCCTGGAGGATGGATCGGTAACCTAAGCACCATTATGTTACCTCCAACTAAGTCACTGATAACCGAGGGAGGCAATGCACAGAAAATAATACAACTTACCAACAAGATCACGGAACTACTGACCGGAGAG atccctgtaaggtgtcaggacgtcactgtctatctctccatggaggagtgggagtatttagaaggacacaaggatcagtATACGAATGTCATCATGGAGAACCACCAGCCCCTCACACCACAGG ATGGACACAGTACAAGAAATACACCAGAGGACTGCCGCAGTCTTCTTCAGGATGGTCCGGAGGAAATTCACAGTGTCCTACAGGATGATCAG GGTGAAGATCTGGTTAATATTAAAGCTGAAGCTACAGGACAAGATGAGCCATGTATGAGGGCAGATGCACAGTGTAAAAACCGAGAAATTCCCACAGATCTCGGCACAG ATTACCACCATGCCAACAACGAAGACAGAGACCGGCATCTCCTTATATATCCAAAGAATGAAGAGAATGAAGTAGATACGACTAAGAGGCGTCCATTTCCCCACCAGAAACCCTCAGTCCTTCAGGGCAGAGATCTATCATCTGATCCCAATGAACCTTCTTCTAACCAATCTCATAAAAATAAACTTTTccagtgttcagaatgtggtaaaagTTTTAAAAAGAAGTTTAATCTTACGATGCATAAGAGGACCCACAAAGatgagaagccgttttcatgttctgaatgtggaaaaGGTTTCACCAGGAAATCGGGTCTTGTTACCCACGAGAGAATCCACACcggggagaagccgtattcatgttccgaATGTGGGAGGTGTTTTACCCAGAGATCAATTCTTGTTGAGCATCAGAAATTTCACTCGGGGGAGAAGCCGTTCTCATGTTCAGACTGTGGGAGAGGTTTTATCCAGAAGTCGGACCTTGTCATACACCAAAGAATCCACACCGGCGAGAAGCCATTTTTCTGTCTGGAGTGTGGGAAGTGTTTCACGCGTAAACAGCATCTTGACAGTCATCAGAAGGTCCACACAGGGGAGAGGCCGttctcatgttcagaatgtggcaaatgttttacccAGAAGTCAGACCTTCTTAGGCATCTGAAGGTACACACGGGGGAGCGGCCATTCTCATGTTCGGAGTGTGGCAGAACGTTTACACGGAGATCAGTTCTTGCTGAACATCAGAGGATTCACaccggggagaagccatattcatgtcctgatTGTGGGGACAGCTTTTGCCTGAAATCCCAGCTGGTCAAACATCAGACAACTCACACGAGGGATGATGCTCCTACAGGACCGCTAACATCAGAATTGTTAAAAGTCAACAAAATTGTTAAAAGTTGTTAA